One part of the Pelodiscus sinensis isolate JC-2024 chromosome 16, ASM4963464v1, whole genome shotgun sequence genome encodes these proteins:
- the COG7 gene encoding conserved oligomeric Golgi complex subunit 7, which translates to MDFSKFLAEDFEVKRWVNGAFRAAQQQDGPGRADAHAATLVMKLQLFIQEVNGAVEETSHQALQNMPRVLRDVEALKQEATFLKEQMILVKEDIKKFEEDTAQSMKVLVELDQVKSRMQLAAESLQEADKWSTLSADIEETFKTQDVSVISAKLTGMQNSLAMLVDTPDYSEKCVHLEALKNRLEAMASPQIVATFNAQSVDQAKVFVKVFTEIDRMPQLLAYYYKCHKVQLVAAWQDLCQSDLSLNRQLTELYDTLLGTWHSQLQWVTQVFKNPHEIVTVLLIQALGALVPSIPVCLSTAMERASQESKLHKLLELYDTTAHFARSLEVAMLSNLKEHNLVKVMELVEVVHGPYKPYQLRYGDLEEENLLIQISAVPLEHWEVIDCVQELNHSVNKLFSLASGAIDNCIKLTDGLGVCGLLKALKALFKKYVSDFTTTVQSIRKKCKLDDIPSDSLFQEDWTAFQNSIRIIATCGELLRQCGDFEQQLANRILSSAGKYLLDSYSPCSLSGFQDAPSAEKKSSVKNPWQEFNYLLKETPSEYASLMETLHTLKEKGTSNHNLLSASRAALTHLNQLAHQLAFDSVFLRIKQQLLLISKMEGWSSGGIGETLTEDLPNFSLTPLEYISNIGQYIMSLPLHLEPFVTQEDSALELALHAGKLPYPPEQGDELPELDNMADYWLGSIARATMQTYCEVILQIPELTLHSAKQLATDIDYLINVMDALGLQPSKTLQNIVTLLKTKPEDYRQIAKSLPRRLASTIATMRSLDY; encoded by the exons ATGGATTTCTCCAAGTTCCTGGCCGAGGACTTCGAGGTGAAGCGCTGGGTGAACGGCGCCTTCCGGGCCGCGCAGCAGCAGGACGGGCCCGGCCGCGCGGACGCGCACGCGGCCACCCTGGTCATGAAGCTGCAGCTCTTCATCCAGGAGGTCAACGGCGCCGTGGAAg AAACAAGTCACCAGGCGCTCCAGAACATGCCCAGAGTACTGCGGGATGTGGAAGCCTTGAAACAGGAGGCCACTTTCCTAAAGGAACAAATGATTCTTGTCAAGGAGGATATTAAAAAATTTGAAGAGGACACAGCTCAGTCAATGAAG GTCCTGGTGGAGCTTGACCAAGTGAAATCCAGAATGCAGCTGGCTGCAGAGTCCCTCCAGGAAGCAGACAAGTGGAGCACCCTGAGTGCAGATATTGAGGAAACATTTAAAACACAA GATGTGTCTGTGATCTCTGCCAAGTTAACTGGCATGCAGAACAGCCTGGCGATGCTTGTGGACACTCCAGACTACTCTGAGAAGTGCGTGCACCTAGAGGCTCTGAAGAACCGGCTAGAGGCCATGGCCAGCCCTCAGATTGTGGCCACTTTCAATGCTCAGTCTGTAG ATCAGGCAAAAGTGTTTGTGAAAGTCTTCACTGAAATTGATCGGATGCCCCAACTCCTGGCTTATTATTACAAATGTCACAAG GTGCAGCTCGTGGCAGCCTGGCAGGATCTGTGCCAAAGTGACTTAAGTTTAAATCGGCAGCTGACTGAACTGTATGATACTCTGCTTGGAACATGGCACTCACAACTCCAGTGGGTCACGCAG GTATTTAAGAACCCCCATGAAATTGTGACTGTGCTGCTGATCCAAGCACTAGGAGCCTTGGTGCCATCGATTCCAGTTTGCCTCAGCACTGCAATGGAGAGAGCCAGCCAGGAATCCAAGCTACATAAGCTGCTGGAGCTGTATGACACCACAGCCCACTTTGCAAGAAGCTTGGAAGTAGCAATGCTGTCTAACTTAA AAGAGCATAACCTGGTGAAAGTGATGGAACTGGTAGAAGTCGTGCATGGTCCTTATAAGCCCTACCAGCTCCGGTACGGAGACCTGGAAGAAGAAAATCTCCTCATCCAGATCAGCGCAGTGCCTCTG GAGCATTGGGAAGTAATTGACTGTGTCCAGGAACTGAACCACTCGGTGAACAAACTCTTCAGTCTGGCTTCTGGAGCCATCGACAACTGCATTAAACTCACCGATGGGCTGGGTGTTTGTGGGCTTCTCAAGGCACTGAAAGCTCTGTTCAAAAA GTATGTGTCTGACTTCACTACTACTGTGCAGTCCATAAGAAAGAAGTGCAAACTGGATGATATCCCCTCAGACTCCCTCTTCCAGGAAGACTGGACTGCATTTCAAAACTCTATCCG GATAATAGCTACTTGTGGTGAGCTCCTTCGGCAGTGTGGGGACTTTGAGCAGCAGCTAGCAAACAG GATTTTATCCAGCGCTGGGAAGTATCTGTTGGACTCCTACAGCCCTTGTAGTCTGTCTGGCTTTCAGGATGCCCCCTCTGCAGAGAAGAAGAGCTCAGTTAAGAACCCCTGGCAGGAATTCAATTACCTCCTTAAGGAGACGCCGTCCGAGTACGCCAGCCTCATGGAAACACTCCACACCCTGAAG GAGAAAGGGACGAGTAACCACAACCTGCTGTCTGCATCTCGAGCTGCCCTCACCCACCTCAACCAGCTAGCACACCAGTTGGCATTTGACTCTGTTTTCCTTCGCATCAAGCAGCAGCTCTTACTGATTTCCAAGATGGAG GGCTGGAGCTCAGGCGGCATTGGGGAGACGCTGACAGAGGACCTGCCGAACTTCAGTCTGACTCCTCTTGAATACATCAGCAAC ATTGGACAGTATATCATGTCCCTCCCACTTCACCTCGAGCCATTTGTTACGCAGGAAGACTCTGCTTTGGAACTGGCATTACATGCTGGAAAACTGCCCTACCCTCCAGAGCAAG GTGACGAGTTACCTGAGCTGGACAACATGGCTGACTACTGGCTAGGCTCCATCGCCAGAGCTACAATGCAGACCTACTGTGAAGTTATCCTGCAGATCCCGGAGCTCACCCTTCACTCAGCGAAGCAGCTTGCCACGGACATTG ATTATCTGATCAATGTGATGGATGCCCTCGGCCTTCAGCCTTCTAAGACACTACAGAACATTGTCACTCTGTTGAAGACCAAACCAGAAGACTACAGGCAAATAGCCAAGAGCTTGCCCCGCAGGTTAGCAAGCACCATCGCCACCATGAGAAGTCTGGACTATTAA